A genomic segment from Thermoplasmata archaeon encodes:
- a CDS encoding PaaI family thioesterase — protein sequence MPPAPDLLRAARHGFHAVVGFRIDPRHSRRGVVTVTGRVEPRHLNINGVVHGGVYATILDTAMGAAVVSLLGPGETTATTSLYVEFLRAAREGETLSARGEVLRRGRHIAFAEGNLVGDDGQRFSQARGTWYIWSPEAPRPPAGPAR from the coding sequence GTGCCCCCCGCGCCGGATCTGCTGCGCGCGGCCCGCCACGGCTTCCATGCGGTCGTCGGCTTCCGCATCGACCCGCGCCATAGCCGACGCGGCGTCGTCACCGTCACGGGCCGCGTCGAGCCCCGGCACCTCAACATCAACGGCGTCGTCCACGGCGGCGTCTACGCGACGATCCTCGACACGGCGATGGGCGCCGCCGTCGTCTCCCTGCTCGGCCCGGGCGAGACCACGGCGACCACGAGCCTCTACGTCGAGTTCCTTCGGGCGGCCCGGGAGGGCGAGACCCTGAGCGCCCGCGGCGAGGTGCTGCGGCGGGGCCGGCACATCGCGTTCGCCGAGGGCAACCTCGTCGGGGACGACGGCCAGCGCTTCAGTCAGGCCCGCGGTACCTGGTACATCTGGTCGCCCGAAGCCCCCCGCCCCCCGGCGGGGCCCGCCCGCTAG
- a CDS encoding glycosyltransferase family 2 protein: protein MRSTTVLFQITAIGKNVGALEESARSVLYWARHTARLAYRIEVWLVVEPEGYATSPAVYEALRRDGVRILVVPRSYATPLGTSGKARALQFAVERRQALGLSGPATWVYHQDEETCVGQDTLLGISDFVQQDRLKVGVGVILYPIDWAGTPSHIQELTRTYDDFRVLDSMTLPANPTAGFHGSHILIRSDVEDEVGWDAVGYAPAEDLTFEIRARARFGAVFGVLKGFAYEKGAFSLADQLRQRRRWVHGILFALHRSRELPARRRLTLLYSALTWFSALPSTLVLALSLQFRYGPLLIVTGIFTGFVWVSMATGYLEGYRLHREYLPRSISRGRFLAHALVGALIDILAPWYALATRPSLGDFVAKDRPASVEAPGVAAAAERPRASRGA from the coding sequence GTGAGGTCGACCACGGTCCTCTTCCAGATCACCGCGATCGGGAAGAACGTCGGCGCGCTCGAGGAGAGCGCCCGCTCCGTCCTCTACTGGGCGCGCCACACGGCCCGGCTCGCCTACCGGATCGAGGTGTGGCTGGTCGTCGAGCCCGAGGGCTACGCGACGTCCCCGGCCGTCTATGAGGCGCTGCGCCGCGACGGCGTGCGGATCCTGGTCGTGCCCCGTAGCTACGCGACGCCGCTCGGCACGTCGGGCAAGGCCCGCGCGCTCCAGTTCGCCGTCGAGCGCCGCCAGGCGCTGGGCCTCTCGGGCCCGGCCACCTGGGTGTACCACCAGGACGAGGAGACGTGCGTCGGCCAGGATACCCTCCTCGGGATCTCCGACTTCGTCCAGCAGGACCGGCTAAAGGTCGGCGTCGGCGTGATCCTCTACCCGATCGACTGGGCCGGGACCCCGAGCCACATCCAGGAGCTGACGCGCACCTACGATGACTTTCGCGTCCTCGACTCGATGACCCTGCCCGCCAACCCGACCGCCGGCTTCCACGGCTCGCACATCCTCATCCGCTCGGACGTCGAGGACGAGGTCGGATGGGACGCGGTCGGCTACGCGCCCGCCGAGGACCTCACGTTCGAGATCCGGGCGCGCGCCCGCTTCGGCGCCGTCTTCGGGGTGCTCAAGGGCTTCGCCTACGAGAAGGGGGCGTTCTCGCTGGCCGACCAACTCCGCCAGCGCCGCCGCTGGGTCCACGGGATCCTCTTCGCGCTCCATCGCTCGCGCGAGCTGCCGGCCCGCCGTCGGCTCACGCTGCTCTACTCCGCCCTCACCTGGTTCAGCGCGCTGCCGTCGACCCTGGTCCTCGCGTTGAGCCTACAGTTCCGCTACGGCCCGCTGCTCATCGTCACGGGGATCTTCACGGGGTTCGTGTGGGTCTCGATGGCGACCGGCTACCTCGAGGGGTACCGGCTCCACCGCGAGTACCTGCCCCGCTCGATCTCGCGCGGCCGCTTCCTGGCGCACGCCCTCGTCGGCGCGCTCATCGACATCCTCGCACCGTGGTACGCGCTCGCCACGCGACCGTCGCTCGGCGACTTCGTCGCGAAGGACCGCCCGGCGAGCGTCGAGGCCCCCGGGGTCGCGGCGGCGGCCGAGCGCCCCCGGGCGAGCCGGGGCGCCTAG
- a CDS encoding transketolase, whose amino-acid sequence MGEDVPATLLETLQSTALEIRRDIIRMTYAAGSGHPGGSLSVTDLLTALVFHELRIDPAHPDDPDRDRLVLSKGHAAPALYAALSLRGYLPREELLTLRRLGSRLQGHVDRTKLPAIEVATGCLGQGVGMAVGMALGARLDNRPSRVYAVLGDGECQAGPTWEALMAGGHYRLGNLCVILDRNGYETDGSTEAILGIEPIADKFRAFRYRTVEIDGHDFRQILGALADARRYSEGPTAIVARTVKGKGVSFMENTHTWHGKAPNQAEAERALSELGVVAPQVRR is encoded by the coding sequence ATGGGGGAGGACGTTCCGGCGACCCTTCTGGAGACCCTCCAATCGACCGCGCTCGAGATCCGCCGCGACATCATCCGGATGACGTACGCCGCGGGGAGCGGTCACCCCGGCGGAAGCCTCTCGGTCACGGACCTGCTGACGGCGCTCGTCTTCCACGAGCTGCGGATCGACCCCGCCCATCCGGACGACCCGGACCGCGACCGCCTGGTGCTCTCGAAGGGGCACGCCGCCCCGGCGCTCTATGCGGCCCTCAGCCTTCGCGGCTACCTGCCGCGGGAAGAGCTCCTGACCCTGCGCCGGCTCGGGAGCCGGCTCCAGGGTCACGTCGACCGGACGAAGCTGCCGGCGATCGAGGTCGCGACCGGTTGCCTCGGGCAGGGGGTCGGGATGGCGGTCGGGATGGCGCTCGGCGCGCGGCTCGACAACCGACCGAGCCGGGTCTACGCCGTCCTGGGGGACGGCGAGTGCCAGGCCGGTCCGACCTGGGAGGCGCTGATGGCCGGCGGCCACTACCGTCTCGGGAACCTCTGCGTGATCCTCGACCGCAACGGCTACGAGACCGACGGGTCGACCGAGGCGATCCTCGGCATCGAGCCGATCGCCGACAAGTTCCGGGCCTTCCGCTATCGCACGGTCGAGATCGACGGCCACGACTTCCGCCAGATCCTCGGCGCGCTGGCGGACGCGCGGCGATACAGCGAGGGCCCGACCGCGATCGTCGCGCGGACGGTCAAGGGCAAAGGCGTCTCGTTCATGGAGAACACCCACACCTGGCACGGCAAGGCGCCCAACCAGGCCGAGGCGGAGCGGGCGCTCTCGGAGCTCGGGGTCGTCGCGCCGCAGGTGCGCCGATGA
- the mvaD gene encoding diphosphomevalonate decarboxylase, whose protein sequence is MARARPGAATFEAPPNIALVKYWGVRDRALALPYNSSISVSLDRLRSRTRVAFEPSLEADEVEINGRPAGGGPREAVVKFLDRVRSLAGTSAHAVVSSENNFPTASGLASSASGFAALAGAATRAAGLTLSDRSLGRLARFGSGSASRSIFGGFVEWRAGARADGQDCYARSLFGPTHWPELRDVVVLVRGAPTKAVRSQDAMQATVATSPYFGERQRELPGRIARIRSAIGARDAERLFPLVMQECDSFRWVCETTRPSLDYLTATSRAVLARVQDENRAAGRPIGAYTHDAGAHVHVFTLRRHVDRLRRSFGEVPGVERTLELRAGPGARRVGDDRALRARGGRSRARGARARSSG, encoded by the coding sequence ATGGCGCGCGCGCGTCCGGGCGCGGCGACGTTCGAGGCGCCGCCGAACATCGCGCTGGTGAAGTACTGGGGCGTGCGGGACCGAGCGCTCGCGCTCCCGTACAACTCGTCGATCTCGGTGAGCCTCGACCGGTTGCGCTCCCGCACGCGCGTCGCCTTCGAGCCGAGCCTCGAGGCGGACGAGGTGGAGATCAACGGCCGCCCGGCCGGGGGCGGACCCCGCGAGGCGGTGGTGAAGTTCCTCGACCGGGTCCGCTCCCTCGCCGGCACGAGCGCGCATGCCGTCGTCAGCTCCGAGAACAACTTCCCGACGGCGAGCGGCCTCGCTTCGAGCGCGAGCGGGTTCGCCGCGCTCGCGGGCGCCGCGACGCGCGCGGCGGGCCTAACGCTCAGCGACCGGTCCCTCGGGCGGCTCGCCCGCTTCGGCTCGGGGAGCGCGTCCCGCTCGATCTTCGGCGGGTTCGTCGAGTGGCGGGCCGGTGCCCGGGCCGATGGACAGGACTGCTACGCTCGCTCGCTCTTCGGACCGACGCACTGGCCGGAGCTGCGCGACGTCGTCGTGCTGGTCCGCGGGGCTCCGACCAAGGCGGTCCGCTCGCAGGACGCGATGCAGGCGACGGTCGCGACGAGCCCCTACTTCGGCGAGCGCCAGCGCGAGCTGCCGGGCCGGATCGCTCGGATCCGCTCGGCGATCGGGGCGCGCGACGCGGAGCGGCTCTTCCCGCTCGTGATGCAGGAGTGCGACAGCTTCCGCTGGGTCTGCGAGACGACGCGCCCGAGCCTCGACTACCTCACGGCGACCTCGCGCGCGGTCCTCGCGCGCGTCCAGGACGAGAACCGGGCCGCCGGCCGCCCGATCGGCGCCTACACGCACGACGCCGGCGCCCACGTCCACGTCTTCACGCTCCGTCGCCACGTGGACCGGCTGCGCCGCTCCTTCGGCGAGGTCCCGGGCGTCGAGCGGACGCTGGAGCTGCGAGCCGGTCCGGGGGCCCGACGGGTCGGCGATGACCGAGCGCTCAGAGCACGCGGCGGTCGAAGTCGGGCGCGGGGAGCTCGAGCCCGATCGAGCGGGTGA
- the rpiA gene encoding ribose-5-phosphate isomerase RpiA codes for MPDDAEAAKIAAARRGIDLVRPGMRLALGTGSTAAHAVRALAARFPPARIDCVASSRATEELARSLGLGVRPLGDDDRFDLMIDGADEVSPAGDLTKGGGGALLREKLLAGLSKELVILVDPSKLVVHLGDRVPIPVEVVPFARGAVAQRLASDGYRVSARRGRDGRPFLTDNGNEILDVAPARPIDDPAATARALRAPVGVVETGLFVGFAPRVLVGHPDGRVEERRAGGPARA; via the coding sequence GTGCCCGACGACGCGGAGGCCGCGAAGATCGCCGCCGCGCGGCGGGGTATCGATCTCGTCCGGCCCGGGATGCGCCTCGCCCTCGGGACCGGATCCACGGCCGCCCACGCCGTTCGGGCGCTCGCCGCGCGGTTCCCTCCCGCGCGGATCGACTGCGTCGCGAGCTCGCGGGCGACGGAGGAACTCGCCCGGTCGCTCGGGCTCGGCGTGCGGCCCCTTGGTGACGACGACCGCTTCGACCTGATGATCGACGGCGCGGACGAGGTCAGCCCGGCGGGCGACCTGACGAAGGGCGGGGGCGGCGCGCTCCTGCGCGAGAAGCTGCTCGCGGGCCTGTCGAAGGAGCTCGTCATCCTCGTCGACCCGTCGAAGCTCGTCGTCCACCTGGGCGATCGGGTCCCGATCCCCGTGGAGGTCGTGCCGTTCGCCCGGGGGGCGGTCGCCCAACGCCTCGCGTCGGACGGCTACCGGGTGTCCGCCCGGCGGGGTCGGGACGGCCGGCCCTTCCTTACCGACAACGGCAACGAGATCCTCGACGTCGCACCCGCGCGCCCGATCGACGATCCGGCCGCGACCGCGCGGGCGCTCCGGGCGCCGGTGGGGGTCGTCGAGACCGGGCTGTTCGTCGGCTTCGCGCCGCGCGTGCTCGTCGGCCACCCCGACGGGCGGGTCGAGGAACGACGCGCCGGCGGACCGGCGCGCGCCTAG
- a CDS encoding M1 family metallopeptidase has translation MDSGEPPFVPEYRLDLDVDFAGLAWNGAVEFDLPDGAAPFALDADGIEITEVRSGGASVDFRRDAGAHRLELPALGAGPVRVSFRGRVLETGLLGLYRSRQGDRYVLTTQCEPIGARRIFPCLDRPDRKSRILLKVRTEPELLVVSNTMERSTRTVEGRREWTFYPTPSMATYLFYLGIGRFDLLEDTSGRVRFRVFAPPGQAEMGRYGLSTTPRVLAAYESYYGIPYPLPKLDLVCISETSFGAMENWGAITFRDTRLLLDASTRSFARRDVLETIAHEVAHMWFGNLVTMSSWTDIWLSESLASFLETKISERLEPGLDTGSDFFLRVAGTGAALDADSLNATHPVRAVVERPEEIAQIFDEISYGKGATLIAMLESYLGEDVFRRGVARYLERFRYANARTSDLWAALSEESGEPIGPLMDPWLDRPGLPLITAHRSAHGLAIAQRRFGYHGPVEAPPWPIPLVVEVDGKRDRVRFDTPTRQIPVPADSVVHLNPGAVGFYRVLYDPVLFERLLAALPGRPPADRWTFLEDLGAFVLSGDVDWASYERAVRTLGESPDRLVVDVLAGTLGPLSLFFPDSAPVQDLARWFFSSQFARLGPHRRPGEADSAGILRERISFGRMRIDLGFARELSERFVEWDRLDPDLKPAVAAARARVEGAPGYQELRRALERDTSEDERASIEQALVWSSEPDLVRASLDRLASGAVNRGLLHLVLRNAAANPVGRPVLWPWLAEHLGRVDELLRGSGLLSPALEFTVPMLGLGRAEEVRGFFAAHPFPEGARGLGIGLERLEILERAVPVFRALGR, from the coding sequence TTGGATTCGGGGGAACCCCCCTTCGTTCCCGAGTACCGCCTCGACCTCGACGTCGACTTCGCGGGACTCGCCTGGAACGGGGCGGTCGAGTTCGATCTGCCGGACGGCGCGGCCCCGTTCGCCCTCGACGCCGACGGGATCGAGATCACGGAGGTGCGGAGCGGGGGGGCGTCGGTGGACTTCCGGCGCGACGCGGGCGCCCACCGGCTCGAGCTCCCGGCGCTCGGGGCCGGCCCGGTCCGGGTGAGCTTCCGGGGCCGGGTCCTCGAGACCGGCCTCCTCGGCCTCTACCGCTCGCGCCAGGGCGATCGGTACGTGCTGACGACCCAGTGCGAGCCGATCGGCGCGCGACGGATCTTCCCCTGCCTCGACCGGCCGGACCGCAAGAGCCGGATCCTGCTGAAGGTGCGCACCGAACCCGAGCTGCTCGTCGTCTCGAACACGATGGAACGCTCGACCCGCACGGTCGAGGGCCGGCGCGAGTGGACCTTCTACCCGACGCCGTCGATGGCGACGTACCTCTTCTACCTCGGGATCGGCCGGTTTGACCTGCTCGAGGACACGAGCGGGCGGGTCCGCTTCCGGGTCTTCGCCCCCCCCGGCCAGGCGGAGATGGGCCGCTACGGGCTGTCGACCACCCCCCGCGTCCTCGCCGCCTACGAGTCGTACTACGGCATCCCCTACCCGCTGCCCAAGCTCGACCTCGTCTGCATCTCGGAGACGAGCTTCGGCGCGATGGAGAACTGGGGCGCGATCACGTTCCGGGACACGCGGCTCCTCCTCGACGCGTCGACCCGCTCGTTCGCCCGCCGGGACGTGCTCGAGACGATCGCCCACGAGGTCGCGCACATGTGGTTCGGCAACCTCGTGACGATGTCCAGCTGGACCGACATCTGGCTGAGCGAGAGCCTCGCCTCGTTCCTCGAGACCAAGATCTCCGAGCGGCTCGAGCCGGGCCTCGACACCGGCTCGGACTTCTTCCTGCGCGTCGCGGGCACCGGGGCGGCGCTCGACGCGGACTCGCTCAACGCGACGCACCCGGTGCGCGCGGTCGTCGAGCGGCCGGAGGAGATCGCCCAGATCTTCGACGAGATCAGCTACGGCAAGGGCGCGACGCTGATCGCGATGCTCGAGTCGTACCTCGGCGAGGACGTCTTCCGGCGCGGCGTCGCGCGCTACCTCGAGCGGTTCCGCTACGCCAACGCGCGCACGAGCGACCTGTGGGCCGCGCTCTCGGAGGAGAGCGGCGAGCCGATCGGGCCGCTCATGGACCCGTGGCTCGACCGGCCGGGGCTCCCGCTGATCACCGCCCATCGGTCGGCGCACGGCCTCGCGATCGCCCAGCGCCGCTTTGGCTACCACGGCCCGGTCGAGGCGCCGCCCTGGCCGATCCCGCTCGTGGTCGAGGTCGACGGCAAGCGCGATCGGGTCCGCTTCGACACGCCCACGCGCCAGATCCCGGTGCCCGCGGACTCGGTGGTCCACCTCAACCCGGGGGCCGTCGGGTTCTACCGAGTGCTCTATGACCCCGTGCTGTTCGAGCGCCTGCTCGCCGCGCTCCCCGGCCGGCCGCCGGCCGACCGGTGGACCTTCCTCGAGGACCTGGGCGCCTTCGTGCTCTCGGGGGACGTCGACTGGGCGAGCTATGAGCGCGCGGTCCGCACGCTGGGCGAGTCGCCGGATCGGCTCGTCGTCGACGTGCTCGCCGGCACGCTGGGCCCGCTGTCGCTGTTCTTCCCGGACTCGGCGCCGGTCCAGGACCTCGCGCGGTGGTTCTTTTCGAGCCAGTTCGCCCGGCTCGGCCCCCACCGGCGACCGGGGGAGGCCGACAGCGCCGGGATCCTGCGCGAGCGCATCTCCTTCGGCCGCATGCGGATCGACCTCGGCTTCGCGCGCGAGCTCTCCGAGCGCTTCGTCGAGTGGGACCGCCTCGACCCGGACCTCAAGCCGGCCGTCGCCGCGGCCCGCGCGCGCGTCGAGGGGGCTCCGGGCTACCAGGAGCTGCGACGCGCGCTCGAGCGGGACACCTCCGAGGACGAGCGCGCATCGATCGAGCAGGCGCTCGTCTGGTCGAGCGAGCCGGACCTCGTGCGCGCGTCGCTCGACCGGCTCGCCTCGGGCGCCGTGAACCGGGGCCTCCTCCACCTCGTGCTGCGCAACGCCGCCGCGAACCCGGTCGGCCGCCCGGTCCTGTGGCCGTGGCTCGCGGAGCACCTCGGGCGCGTCGACGAGCTCCTGCGGGGCTCGGGCCTGTTGTCGCCGGCGCTCGAGTTCACCGTCCCGATGCTCGGGCTCGGCCGCGCCGAGGAGGTCCGGGGGTTCTTCGCGGCCCATCCGTTCCCCGAGGGTGCCCGCGGCCTCGGGATCGGCCTCGAGCGCCTGGAGATCCTGGAGCGGGCGGTCCCGGTGTTCCGCGCGCTCGGCCGCTAG
- a CDS encoding DUF1697 domain-containing protein has product MPTFVALWRAVNVGGRLLDMAQLRAVATRCGFADVRSLLRTGNLVFRADALAPRELESRLEAACRAGLGLDAPVVVRGAEELPGIRARNPFAEFAARDPSHLLVVFLKSAPPAAVAARFAASLAGPEALGAIGAHAYVTYPAGIGRSHLTLERIETGLGVRGTARNWNTLRRLEAMAGAPDASSSTGEGG; this is encoded by the coding sequence ATGCCCACCTTCGTCGCGCTCTGGCGGGCGGTCAACGTCGGCGGCCGTCTTCTCGACATGGCGCAGCTGCGCGCGGTCGCCACGCGCTGCGGCTTCGCCGACGTCCGCTCGCTCCTTCGCACCGGCAACCTCGTCTTCCGCGCGGACGCCCTCGCGCCCCGCGAGCTCGAGTCCCGGCTCGAGGCGGCGTGCCGTGCGGGCCTCGGCCTCGATGCGCCGGTCGTGGTGCGCGGCGCGGAAGAGCTCCCCGGGATCCGCGCCCGGAACCCGTTTGCGGAGTTCGCCGCGCGCGATCCGTCCCACCTCTTGGTCGTCTTCCTCAAGTCGGCGCCTCCCGCGGCGGTCGCGGCCCGGTTCGCCGCGAGCCTCGCCGGTCCGGAGGCGCTGGGGGCGATCGGGGCTCACGCCTACGTGACGTACCCCGCGGGGATCGGGCGCTCGCACCTCACGCTCGAGCGCATCGAGACGGGCCTCGGCGTCCGGGGGACGGCGCGCAACTGGAACACGCTGCGCCGGCTCGAGGCGATGGCAGGAGCTCCGGACGCGTCTTCCTCGACCGGAGAGGGAGGCTGA
- a CDS encoding deoxyribonuclease IV, whose product MYLGAHIGIAEGLPEAVRELRRIGGESLQIFSKSPQMWSGPPLSPDAATAFRGAVVAEGIRATAVHHGYLINLASPKSATLKRSRRAFWDEIGRAEMLGVNGLIFHPGAHLGSGIDAGLATIAESLADAVARLPDVRVHLLLENAAGQGTALCSTLEELARVLAAVDAPGRLGVTLDTCHLFAAGNDFRDEAGYGRLRDRIDATIGRTAVRAFHLNDAKSPLGSHLDRHENIGRGEIGVEGFRQLVNDPAWAEVPGYLETPLDGDDYARYAADLATLRSLLAGAARPATARPRGRRRSTSSSTVK is encoded by the coding sequence ATGTACCTCGGGGCCCACATCGGCATCGCCGAGGGGCTTCCCGAGGCCGTGCGCGAGCTCCGACGGATCGGGGGCGAGTCGCTCCAAATCTTCTCCAAGAGCCCTCAGATGTGGAGCGGGCCGCCGCTCTCGCCCGACGCGGCGACGGCATTCCGGGGGGCGGTCGTCGCCGAGGGAATCCGCGCCACCGCGGTCCACCACGGCTACCTCATCAACCTCGCGAGCCCGAAATCCGCGACGCTCAAGCGATCGCGCCGCGCGTTCTGGGACGAGATCGGCCGGGCGGAGATGCTCGGGGTGAACGGCCTGATCTTCCACCCCGGCGCCCATCTCGGCTCGGGGATCGACGCGGGCCTCGCGACGATCGCCGAGAGCCTCGCCGACGCCGTCGCGCGGCTCCCCGACGTGCGCGTTCACCTGCTCCTCGAGAACGCGGCGGGCCAGGGGACCGCGCTCTGCTCGACGCTCGAAGAGCTGGCGCGCGTCCTCGCCGCCGTGGACGCACCGGGCCGGCTCGGGGTGACGCTGGACACCTGCCACCTCTTCGCCGCGGGCAACGACTTCCGGGACGAGGCCGGCTACGGTCGCCTGCGCGATCGGATCGACGCGACGATCGGCCGGACGGCGGTGCGGGCATTCCACCTCAACGACGCGAAGTCGCCGTTGGGCTCGCATCTCGACCGCCACGAGAACATCGGCCGCGGGGAGATCGGGGTCGAGGGGTTCCGTCAGCTCGTCAACGACCCGGCGTGGGCCGAGGTCCCGGGATATCTCGAGACCCCGCTCGACGGCGACGACTACGCACGCTACGCCGCCGACCTCGCGACCCTGCGCTCCCTCCTCGCCGGCGCCGCGCGACCCGCGACGGCGCGCCCCCGGGGGCGGCGTCGCTCGACGAGTTCCTCAACCGTCAAATAG
- a CDS encoding enoyl-CoA hydratase/isomerase family protein, whose protein sequence is MKGKFVQTRIDDHVGYIEIGKPKANTYDLEMMRELDAAIDEFRFDESARVIVLASTLPGFFSAGADIQMLKQSTPDYKAMFCLFCQETLNKLAATPKLVIAALNGHTVGGGLEIALACDLRMMAKDGGQIGLPEVTLGVLPGTGGTQRLPRLIGTARALDLMVTGRRISPDEALAIGLVNYVYPKESFAGDVQAYARTLAHGPSRAVSLIKRSVAEGIEMPLGAGLALERELQNRLFVTEDAKEGLSAFTEKRSPTFKGR, encoded by the coding sequence ATGAAGGGCAAGTTCGTCCAGACCCGGATCGACGATCACGTCGGCTACATCGAGATCGGCAAGCCGAAGGCCAACACCTACGACCTCGAGATGATGCGCGAGCTCGACGCCGCGATCGACGAGTTCCGCTTCGACGAGAGCGCCCGGGTGATCGTGCTCGCGAGCACCCTCCCCGGCTTCTTCAGCGCGGGGGCGGACATCCAGATGCTCAAGCAGAGCACGCCGGATTACAAGGCGATGTTCTGCCTGTTCTGCCAGGAGACCCTGAACAAGCTCGCGGCGACCCCGAAGCTCGTGATCGCCGCCCTCAACGGCCACACGGTCGGCGGCGGGCTCGAGATCGCGCTCGCCTGCGACCTGCGGATGATGGCGAAGGACGGGGGCCAGATCGGACTTCCCGAGGTGACGCTGGGGGTGCTGCCCGGGACCGGCGGTACGCAGCGCCTGCCGCGTCTCATCGGAACGGCCCGGGCGCTCGATTTGATGGTGACGGGCAGGCGCATCTCGCCGGACGAGGCGCTCGCGATCGGCCTCGTGAACTACGTCTATCCGAAGGAGTCGTTCGCCGGCGACGTGCAGGCCTACGCGCGCACGCTCGCCCACGGCCCGTCCCGCGCGGTCAGCCTGATCAAGCGCTCGGTCGCCGAAGGCATCGAGATGCCGCTCGGCGCGGGGCTCGCCCTCGAGCGCGAGCTGCAGAACCGGCTGTTCGTCACCGAGGACGCGAAGGAGGGCCTGAGCGCGTTCACGGAGAAGCGGAGCCCCACCTTTAAGGGACGCTGA
- a CDS encoding Phenylacetic acid catabolic protein has protein sequence MSGPNPAPPPAARAGAGSLKDGGTVVPVREILWGGSTGVRKFESAEELDHDMAKLIVKLMVVQADTEFASIQQHRPWLDAAPTLEDRWIEARIVADEARHGLQACRILRDFGEAGQRYIDELLAKREGEHKLDAFNMKFDAWSDVGAFTCFVDRVGVYQLRAFQECSYGPLARAMPLMLSEEQLHLNFGASVLRRMVQDGPRYAGSKEEAQAAVAKWYPRALDMFGHSNSETSRRAIEWGLKRWTNEEARARYIQEVSALTRSIGLELPAPDFDRRVL, from the coding sequence ATGTCCGGCCCGAACCCCGCCCCCCCGCCCGCCGCCCGCGCCGGCGCCGGAAGCCTGAAGGACGGGGGCACGGTCGTGCCGGTCCGCGAGATCCTCTGGGGCGGTTCCACGGGCGTGCGCAAGTTCGAGAGCGCCGAAGAGCTCGACCACGACATGGCCAAGCTCATCGTCAAGCTGATGGTCGTTCAGGCGGACACCGAGTTCGCCTCGATCCAGCAGCACCGTCCGTGGCTCGACGCCGCGCCGACCCTGGAGGACCGCTGGATCGAGGCGCGGATCGTCGCGGACGAGGCGCGCCACGGGCTCCAGGCGTGTCGGATCCTCCGGGACTTCGGCGAGGCCGGGCAGCGGTACATCGACGAGCTGCTCGCCAAGCGCGAGGGCGAGCACAAGCTCGACGCGTTCAACATGAAGTTCGACGCCTGGTCGGACGTCGGCGCCTTCACCTGCTTCGTCGACCGGGTCGGCGTCTATCAGCTGCGCGCGTTCCAGGAGTGCTCGTACGGGCCGCTCGCCCGCGCGATGCCGCTGATGCTCAGCGAGGAGCAGCTGCACCTCAACTTCGGGGCCAGCGTGCTCCGCCGGATGGTCCAGGACGGCCCGCGCTACGCCGGCTCGAAGGAGGAGGCGCAGGCCGCCGTGGCGAAGTGGTACCCGCGCGCGCTCGACATGTTCGGCCACTCGAACTCCGAGACGAGCCGCCGCGCCATCGAGTGGGGGCTCAAGCGCTGGACGAACGAGGAGGCCCGGGCGCGCTACATCCAGGAGGTCAGCGCGCTCACCCGCTCGATCGGGCTCGAGCTCCCCGCGCCCGACTTCGACCGCCGCGTGCTCTGA